Proteins from a single region of Labedella gwakjiensis:
- a CDS encoding ATP-dependent Clp protease ATP-binding subunit — MFERFTDRARRVVVLAQEEAKMLNHNYIGTEHILLGLIHEGEGVAAKALESMGISLDSVREQVTDIIGTGQQQPTGHIPFTPRAKKVLELSLREALQLGHNYIGTEHILLGLIREGEGVAAQVLVKLGADLNKVRQQVIQLLSGYQGKEAAAVGGNASEQQAQGGSQILDQFGRNLTQAARDNKLDPVIGREKEIERVMQILSRRSKNNPVLIGEPGVGKTAVVEGLAQAIVKGEVPETLKDKQLYSLDLGSLIAGSRYRGDFEERLKKVTKEIRTRGDIIVFIDEIHTLVGAGAAEGAIDAASILKPLLARGELQTVGATTLDEYRKHFEKDAALERRFQPIQVAEPSLPHAINILKGLRDRYEAHHKVSITDGAIVAAANLADRYISDRFLPDKAIDLIDEAGARLRLSILSSPPELREFDEKISVVRAAKETAIEDQDFEKAASLRDEEKNLLGERLRLEKQWRSGEVKTTATVDEGLIAEVLAQATGIPVFKLTEEESSRLVFMEKALHQRVIGQEEAIAALSRTIRRTRAGLKDPKRPSGSFIFAGPTGVGKTELAKALAEFLFDDENAMISLDMSEYGEKHTVSRLFGAPPGFVGFEEGGQLTEKVRRKPFSVVLFDEIEKAHPDIFNSLLQVLEEGRLTDGQGRVIDFKNTVIIMTTNLGSKGIAGGPVGFQVEGDSSTTYDIMKGKVNEELKKHFKPEFLNRVDDTIVFPQLSKPELLQIVDLFVKRLSDRLLDRDMTVELTLAAKERLIEVGFDPALGARPLRRAIQNEVEDRLSEKILHGELNPGDHVHVDFIGTEFVFTTSSRGEAVGAGINATRSLGTGPQTPDLAI, encoded by the coding sequence ATGTTTGAGAGATTCACCGACCGAGCTCGTCGTGTCGTCGTTCTGGCCCAAGAAGAGGCCAAGATGCTCAACCACAACTACATCGGCACCGAGCACATCCTCCTCGGTCTGATCCACGAGGGTGAGGGTGTCGCTGCGAAGGCGCTCGAGTCGATGGGCATCTCCCTCGACTCCGTGCGCGAGCAGGTCACCGACATCATCGGTACCGGTCAGCAGCAGCCCACCGGTCACATCCCCTTCACGCCGCGCGCGAAGAAGGTCCTCGAGCTGAGCCTCCGTGAGGCGCTTCAGCTCGGCCACAACTACATCGGCACCGAGCACATCCTCCTCGGCCTCATCCGTGAGGGCGAGGGCGTCGCCGCTCAGGTGCTCGTCAAGCTCGGCGCCGACCTCAACAAGGTGCGCCAGCAGGTCATCCAGTTGCTCTCGGGCTACCAGGGCAAGGAGGCTGCAGCCGTCGGCGGCAACGCGAGCGAGCAGCAGGCTCAGGGGGGATCGCAGATCCTCGACCAGTTCGGTCGCAACCTCACGCAGGCCGCGCGCGACAACAAGCTCGACCCGGTCATCGGGCGCGAGAAGGAGATCGAGCGCGTGATGCAGATCCTGTCGCGCCGCTCGAAGAACAACCCCGTCCTCATCGGTGAGCCCGGCGTCGGCAAGACCGCTGTCGTCGAAGGGCTGGCCCAGGCCATCGTCAAGGGCGAGGTGCCCGAGACGCTCAAGGACAAGCAGCTCTACTCGCTCGACCTCGGGTCGCTCATCGCCGGAAGCCGCTACCGCGGTGACTTCGAGGAGCGCCTCAAGAAGGTCACGAAGGAGATCCGCACCCGCGGCGACATCATCGTCTTCATCGACGAGATCCACACCCTCGTGGGTGCGGGTGCCGCCGAGGGCGCGATCGACGCCGCGTCGATCCTCAAGCCGCTCCTCGCCCGTGGCGAGCTGCAGACCGTCGGCGCCACCACGCTCGACGAGTACCGCAAGCACTTCGAGAAGGACGCGGCCCTCGAGCGTCGCTTCCAGCCCATCCAGGTGGCCGAGCCGAGCCTGCCCCACGCGATCAACATCCTCAAGGGGCTGCGCGATCGCTACGAGGCGCACCACAAGGTCTCGATCACGGACGGCGCGATCGTCGCGGCGGCGAACCTCGCCGACCGCTACATCTCCGACCGCTTCCTCCCGGACAAGGCCATCGACCTGATCGACGAGGCCGGCGCACGCCTGCGTCTGTCGATCCTCTCGAGCCCGCCCGAGCTGCGCGAGTTCGACGAGAAGATCTCCGTCGTGCGTGCCGCGAAGGAGACCGCGATCGAGGACCAGGACTTCGAGAAGGCCGCGAGCCTGCGCGACGAGGAGAAGAACCTCCTCGGCGAGCGTCTCCGCCTCGAGAAGCAGTGGAGGAGCGGAGAGGTCAAGACCACCGCGACCGTCGACGAGGGTCTCATCGCCGAGGTGCTGGCGCAGGCCACCGGCATCCCCGTGTTCAAGCTCACGGAGGAGGAGTCCTCGCGACTCGTCTTCATGGAGAAGGCCCTGCACCAGCGCGTCATCGGTCAGGAGGAGGCCATCGCGGCCCTCTCCCGCACGATCCGTCGCACGCGTGCCGGTCTCAAGGACCCGAAGCGTCCCTCGGGCTCGTTCATCTTCGCCGGCCCCACGGGTGTCGGTAAGACCGAGCTCGCGAAGGCGCTCGCCGAGTTCCTCTTCGACGACGAGAACGCGATGATCTCGCTCGACATGTCGGAGTACGGCGAGAAGCACACCGTCTCGCGCCTCTTCGGTGCCCCTCCCGGATTCGTCGGCTTCGAAGAGGGCGGCCAGCTCACGGAGAAGGTCCGTCGCAAGCCGTTCAGCGTCGTGCTGTTCGACGAGATCGAGAAGGCCCACCCGGACATCTTCAACTCGCTGCTGCAGGTGCTCGAGGAGGGTCGTCTCACCGACGGCCAGGGCCGTGTCATCGACTTCAAGAACACCGTCATCATCATGACCACGAACCTCGGTTCGAAGGGCATCGCCGGTGGCCCGGTGGGCTTCCAGGTCGAGGGCGACTCGTCCACGACGTACGACATCATGAAGGGCAAGGTCAACGAGGAGCTCAAGAAGCACTTCAAGCCCGAGTTCCTCAACCGTGTCGACGACACGATCGTGTTCCCGCAGCTCAGCAAGCCCGAGCTGCTGCAGATCGTTGACCTGTTCGTGAAGCGACTGTCCGACCGTCTGCTCGACCGCGACATGACGGTGGAGCTCACGCTCGCCGCCAAGGAGCGCCTCATCGAGGTCGGGTTCGACCCGGCCCTCGGTGCCCGCCCCCTGCGTCGCGCGATCCAGAACGAGGTCGAGGACCGTCTGTCGGAGAAGATCCTGCACGGCGAGCTCAACCCCGGCGATCACGTGCACGTCGACTTCATCGGGACGGAGTTCGTCTTCACGACCTCGTCCCGCGGTGAGGCCGTCGGCGCGGGAATCAACGCGACCCGCTCGCTCGGCACGGGACCGCAGACCCCGGACCTCGCGATCTAG
- a CDS encoding helix-turn-helix domain-containing protein has product MPPVDDGPTGVHCRLDELLTERGLSLTELSKRVGVSIVNLSVLKNDRARAIRFSTLVAICEALECEIGDLLVRS; this is encoded by the coding sequence ATGCCGCCGGTCGACGACGGCCCCACCGGGGTCCACTGCCGGCTCGACGAGCTCCTCACCGAGCGCGGACTCTCCCTCACCGAACTCAGCAAGCGGGTGGGCGTGAGCATCGTGAACCTCTCGGTCCTGAAGAACGACAGGGCCCGCGCGATCCGCTTCTCGACCCTCGTCGCGATCTGCGAGGCCCTCGAGTGCGAGATCGGCGACCTGCTCGTCCGCTCCTGA
- the msrA gene encoding peptide-methionine (S)-S-oxide reductase MsrA, protein MTTETAILAGGCFWGMQELIRSRPGVVSTRVGYAGDDSTPNATYRAHGDHAEAIEIVFDPSVTSFREQLEFFFQVHDPTTKDRQGNDRGRGYRSAIFPQSDEQEKTALDTIADVNASGIWPGPVVTEVYRIRDFWEAEPEHQDYLQVYPNGYTCHFVRPGWKLPKRDSQPVG, encoded by the coding sequence ATGACCACCGAGACCGCAATCCTCGCGGGAGGCTGCTTCTGGGGAATGCAGGAGCTCATCCGCAGCCGTCCGGGCGTCGTGTCGACGCGCGTCGGTTACGCGGGCGACGACAGCACCCCGAACGCGACCTACCGCGCACACGGCGACCACGCCGAGGCCATCGAGATCGTCTTCGACCCGTCGGTCACGTCGTTCCGTGAGCAGTTGGAGTTCTTCTTCCAGGTGCACGACCCCACCACGAAGGACCGTCAGGGCAACGACCGCGGCCGCGGTTATCGCTCGGCAATCTTCCCGCAGAGCGACGAGCAGGAGAAGACCGCGCTCGACACGATCGCCGACGTCAACGCTTCGGGGATATGGCCGGGACCGGTCGTCACCGAGGTGTACCGGATCCGCGACTTCTGGGAGGCCGAGCCGGAGCACCAGGACTACCTCCAGGTGTATCCGAACGGCTACACGTGCCACTTCGTGCGCCCCGGATGGAAGCTTCCGAAGCGCGACAGCCAGCCGGTCGGCTGA
- a CDS encoding amino-acid N-acetyltransferase translates to MGSPFTVRRARASDVPAIEQLVAPYVQRRILIGKERVAYYESIQEFQVAEGPDGILVGCGALHTLWEDLGEVRTLAVSADWLHHGVGHAILEELQNAATSLGLKRLFCLTFEVDFFEGHGFRPIGETVVPPEVYAELVRSSDEGVAEFLELARVKPNTLGNTRMLKLLDPAPATAASGAEAPSAEASSAD, encoded by the coding sequence ATGGGTTCACCGTTCACCGTCCGCCGTGCCCGCGCCTCCGACGTCCCCGCGATCGAGCAGCTCGTCGCGCCGTACGTGCAGCGACGCATCCTCATCGGCAAGGAGCGGGTGGCGTACTACGAGTCGATCCAGGAGTTCCAGGTGGCCGAAGGCCCCGACGGGATCCTCGTGGGTTGCGGCGCGCTCCACACGCTGTGGGAGGACCTCGGCGAGGTGCGCACCCTCGCGGTCTCGGCCGACTGGCTGCACCACGGCGTCGGCCACGCGATCCTCGAGGAGCTGCAGAACGCCGCGACGTCGCTCGGTCTCAAACGCCTCTTCTGCCTCACCTTCGAGGTCGATTTCTTCGAGGGACACGGTTTCCGCCCCATCGGCGAGACCGTTGTGCCGCCCGAGGTGTACGCGGAACTCGTCCGCTCCAGCGACGAGGGCGTCGCCGAGTTCCTCGAGCTCGCGCGCGTGAAGCCCAACACTCTCGGGAACACCCGCATGCTCAAGCTCCTCGACCCGGCACCGGCGACCGCCGCATCGGGTGCTGAGGCTCCGTCCGCCGAGGCTTCGTCCGCCGACTGA
- a CDS encoding ZIP family metal transporter → MDGQIFGAAGAGLLAGGALVVGAVIAWFVRVPGHVVAGVMAFGSGVLISALAFDLVQEAEESGGFLPTMAGFLSGAIVYVGLNLLLDWRDARNRRGSGESPGTGTGIAVGALLDGVPETAVLGLSMAAGSGLSIPVLAAVIISNLPEGLASTAELKKSGRPARFVFSLWIGIAVACALSSLAGYLLLDGAPVEATSFVTAVAAGAILAMICDTMIPEAFRDTKAFTGLLAVLGFFASFAIHAVS, encoded by the coding sequence GTGGACGGACAGATCTTCGGGGCGGCCGGTGCCGGACTGCTGGCAGGCGGTGCGCTCGTCGTCGGCGCGGTCATCGCGTGGTTCGTGCGGGTGCCCGGACATGTGGTGGCCGGTGTGATGGCGTTCGGCTCGGGTGTCCTCATCTCGGCACTCGCGTTCGACCTCGTCCAGGAAGCGGAGGAGTCCGGCGGGTTCCTGCCGACCATGGCCGGTTTCCTCTCCGGCGCGATCGTGTACGTCGGCCTCAACCTCCTACTCGACTGGCGGGATGCCCGCAACCGCAGAGGTTCGGGGGAGAGCCCCGGTACCGGTACAGGCATCGCCGTCGGGGCGCTTCTCGACGGTGTGCCCGAGACGGCGGTGCTCGGTCTCAGCATGGCGGCCGGTTCGGGCCTCAGCATCCCGGTGCTCGCGGCCGTCATCATCTCGAACCTGCCGGAGGGACTCGCGTCCACCGCCGAGCTCAAGAAGAGCGGCCGGCCAGCTCGTTTCGTCTTCAGCCTGTGGATCGGGATCGCCGTGGCGTGCGCGCTGTCGTCGCTCGCCGGCTACCTCCTCCTCGACGGTGCGCCGGTCGAGGCGACGTCGTTCGTGACGGCGGTCGCGGCCGGCGCCATCCTCGCGATGATCTGCGACACGATGATCCCCGAGGCGTTCCGCGATACGAAGGCCTTCACGGGTCTCCTCGCGGTGCTGGGCTTCTTCGCGAGCTTCGCGATCCACGCCGTCTCCTGA
- the cls gene encoding cardiolipin synthase: protein MNETLTLWLVWIGIAIDLVVRAIAIVIIPRNRKPTAGMAWLLAVFFIPYLGILLFLLIGNPKLPRKRRKIQDSVNTAIERAVDNLPKQDLEFSGPAWLESLVHLNERLGAMPILSGNEARLMSDYNDTLIAMADEIDAATSYVYVESYIISYDSATAPIFDAMERAVDRGLTVHLLLDHWASLRRTGYRRTIAKLDSIGVRWELMLPLQPLKGKFQRPDLRNHRKILIVDGRVGFLGSQNIIDRSYNTRANTRRGLKWKELVARVEGPVVGEMEAIFLTDWYSETGENLLTEIDVVDPTPDLGDLACQIVPSGPGFEGENNLRLFLGLLYGAQKRIVITSPYFVPDESLLYAVTTAVLRGVPVDLFVSEIGDQALVYHAQRSYYEQLLRAGVRIFLYPAPYILHSKFFTIDDDVAVIGSSNMDMRSFGLNLEVSMLVRGTSFVDDMRNIEDEYREVSRELTLDEWLQQPLRSTVLDNLARLTSALQ from the coding sequence ATGAACGAGACCCTCACCCTCTGGCTGGTCTGGATCGGTATCGCGATCGACCTCGTGGTCCGCGCGATAGCGATCGTCATCATTCCGCGCAATCGCAAGCCGACGGCGGGGATGGCGTGGTTGCTCGCCGTCTTCTTCATCCCTTATCTCGGGATCCTGCTCTTCCTCCTGATCGGGAACCCGAAGCTGCCGCGCAAGCGGCGCAAGATCCAGGACAGCGTCAACACCGCCATCGAACGGGCCGTGGACAACCTGCCGAAGCAGGACCTCGAGTTCTCCGGGCCCGCGTGGCTGGAATCCCTCGTTCACCTCAACGAGCGGCTCGGTGCGATGCCCATCCTGAGCGGCAACGAGGCCCGGCTCATGAGCGACTACAACGACACGCTCATCGCGATGGCCGACGAGATCGACGCCGCCACGTCGTACGTCTACGTCGAGTCGTACATCATCTCTTACGACTCGGCGACCGCGCCGATCTTCGACGCGATGGAGCGAGCGGTCGACCGCGGGCTCACCGTGCATCTGCTGCTCGACCACTGGGCGAGCCTGCGTCGCACCGGGTACCGGCGCACGATCGCCAAGCTCGATTCGATCGGCGTGCGCTGGGAGCTCATGCTGCCGCTGCAGCCGCTCAAGGGCAAGTTCCAGCGGCCCGACCTGCGCAATCACCGCAAGATCCTCATCGTCGACGGTCGTGTGGGCTTCCTGGGCTCGCAGAACATCATCGACCGCAGCTACAACACGAGGGCCAACACCCGCCGCGGGCTCAAATGGAAGGAGCTCGTCGCGCGCGTGGAGGGCCCCGTCGTGGGCGAGATGGAGGCCATCTTCCTCACCGACTGGTACAGCGAGACCGGCGAGAACCTCCTGACCGAGATCGACGTGGTGGATCCGACGCCCGACCTCGGCGACCTCGCCTGCCAGATCGTGCCGAGCGGGCCGGGCTTCGAGGGTGAGAACAACCTGCGTCTCTTCCTCGGGCTGCTCTACGGGGCGCAGAAGCGCATCGTCATCACGAGCCCGTACTTCGTGCCGGACGAATCGCTCCTGTATGCGGTCACCACAGCCGTGCTCCGGGGCGTGCCCGTGGATCTGTTCGTCTCGGAGATCGGCGACCAGGCGCTCGTCTATCACGCCCAGCGCAGCTACTACGAGCAGCTCCTCCGTGCGGGCGTGCGGATCTTCCTCTACCCGGCGCCGTACATCCTTCACTCCAAGTTCTTCACGATCGACGACGACGTGGCCGTCATCGGCTCGAGCAACATGGACATGCGCTCCTTCGGTCTCAACCTCGAGGTGTCGATGCTCGTCCGCGGCACGTCGTTCGTCGACGACATGCGCAACATCGAGGACGAGTATCGCGAGGTCAGCCGAGAGCTCACCCTCGACGAATGGCTCCAGCAGCCGCTCCGCTCCACCGTTCTCGACAATCTGGCGCGCCTCACCTCCGCTCTGCAGTAG